TCTACATCCCCGCCCGCGTCGAAGAGGCGGGCGCGCGGCCGTGCGCCCACTGATCTCACCCCCTCAAATCCCCCTCTCCGCTCGCATGAAACACGTGCAACGCACCTCCGAGGTGCGTCGCACGTTGTGCTCCGCCCGCCCGACGCTGAAGCATCGGGCTGAAGGGGCGAAGCCCTGCGGGCTATCAGCGAGCGTAGGGCAGATTTCCATACCTGCCCTCTGCCTTCGGCGGCTATGGAAAGCCGCCCTACGTGTCTGTTCCCCCTCGCCGCTGGCGACGGGGGCACAGCCTGCCGCCCCTGCGCGATACGTGCGGCGCGACTACCACACCCCCGGTACGAGCCGCCAGCGGACTCGGGCGGCATATTCGGCGTAGCCGGGGAGTTCCTCTTGGAGCGTTCGGTCCTCCAGCGCCGTGCGAATCACGACGATCAAATTCGTGAGCGCGGCGGGGATGAACGCCCACCATGAGCCCAGCACCAGCGGCGTGCCCCAATACGTCAGCGCCGCGCCCATGTAGCCCGGATGCCGCACGAGGCGGTACGGTCCGCCGGTAACCACCGTGTGGCCGTTCGCCGCGTTCACACGCACAACCGGCGCGAAAAAGCGGTTGGCGATGACCGCCCAGTCGGACAGGGCGTAGCCGATCCCCAGGAGAACGAAGCCCGCGACGATGAGTGCCGGCGACATCGGAGCCGACCAACCGAAGCGCCTGTCCAGCCCCGCTACGAGGAACATGGCCATCGGGCCGAGTCGCCCCACAATCAACGCCAGTGGGATGTCCCACCGTTTGGCTCCGGCCTGCTCCACCGTCGTGCGCTGGCGGAGCAGCGCGGGGTCCATGCGCGGGACGACGATGAGCGTGTTGGCCGCCGCGGTGCCGATGTAGGCCCAGCCCATCGGCCAGCGGAGCGTTCCCGCGGACAGAAACAGGACGACCGCGAACAGGGCGACGGCGACGAACGCCTTCGCCAGCGAAGCCCAGAACTTGCCGTTTCGCTGTGACCTCTCGCTCATGTCCCCTTTATGTACGCAAAGAATCTGTTCGCGTCATCTCTGCGGTCTCTGCGTTCTCGGTGGTGAGTCTCCCTACTCCACGTTCGCGATGACGCGACGACGCCGGAGACGCAGGCCCTGCACCTTCCACCCGCCCTCGCCGCCGACGCGGATGTCGCGCCGCAGGAATCGCCACCAGGCCAGGAGCACAAACGCAACCCCCACGCCCATCAGCCAGGCGAACCACTCCCAGTTCATGCCTCTGGCCGCGAGGCCGCCCTGGTAGTACTTCATCGGGAGGTATTTCGCAACTTTCGCTACATCGGGACTCAACTCGGCCATGCCGTTGATGAGGAAACTGGCGGCCAACAGCCCGCCGGCCACCGAAGCCGCCAGCCGCTGCGAGGGCAGCACCATGCTGAGGAACAGCGCCAGGCCGCCGAACAGGAGCAGCATCGCCAGCAGCGACAGATTGGGGAGCCACATCTCGCCCCAGCCGATGTTCATGTACGTAGACCACTGCGCCCCGATCATCGTGCCCAGCCACATGAGCGTTACAATCCCCAGCAGGACGACCACGAACCCGAGGACTCGCCCGAAGAACAGGCCTGTCCGTCCGATGGGATGCCCCATCAGCAAATCCAGAAATCCCTTCTCCTCGTCGCCCGCCAGGAGGGCGCTGCCCGCCAGCACGGCATAGATGCCCAGCACCAGCGGCATGTAGGAGTAGAGTTCCATGTTGATGAACGCTTCGGGCGAGAAGAAGTCTGACGAGCCGCCGAAGAAAGCCCAAATCTCCTTCGGATAGGCTGCAAACAGTTTCTCCAGCATTTCTTTCTGCTCGGCCAGCGTGTCGTAGAACGACGTGAGCCACATGCTGAGCAGGCCCAGCGAAAGGCCCCAGCCCAGGATGGCCCCCTTGGACCGCGCCACCGTATGCTTGAACAGGGTCAACATCGTCCAGCCCTCCTTGTCTCCGCGGTGCAGCGCCTTCTACACGGCATGCCGCGCTTCGGCGGGCCGCCTGCGTGCGGGGCGCATCCGCGCGGGCAGGGCCATACCCCAGCCACCCTCGCCGGCCACGCGGATGTCGCGGCGCTCAAACCGCCACCACGCCAGCAATACGAATGCCGCCGCAGGCACGACCAGCCCCACAATCCAGCCAACGTTCAGGCTGAAGGCCGCCTGGCCGCCCTGATAGTACGTGAACGGCGACAGTTTGGCGATGCCCTTCAGGTCTGGGGCCAACTCGGCCATGCCCTTGACGAAGAAACTTGCCACAATGAGGAACGCCACGGCCGACGAGGCCATGCGCCGCGATGGGAGCAGCATGCTCAGGAGCAGCCCCAGCGACCACCACAGCACCACCGCTGCCAGCACCGACACCATAGGGCCGATCATCTGCGTCGGCGTTACCTGGAGCGATGTGCGGTCCATGCCGACTACCAGGCCCGCCCACATGAGGGCGACGATGAGGACCATGGCCACGAGAGCCGCCAGTGCCTTTCCGAAGAACAGGGCCTTGCGGCTCACGGGGTGCGCCAGGATCAGGTCCAGCAGCCCCTTCTCCTCGTCGCGCGCCAGCATGGCGGTGCCCGCGCCCACGGCGAAGACACCCAGGATGGCCGGCATCAGCGAGAAAAATTTGACGTCCAGAAACCTGTAGGGCGTCAGCGAGGCGATGTCAAGGCCGAAGAAGGTGAACAGTTCCTGCGGGAAGTACTCCATGGCCTGCCGCAACTGCGCCATCTGCGCCTCAAAGGAACTGAAGACCGACGAGAAGTAGGCCCCCAGCAGCCCAAGCCCGAGGCCCCAGCCCAGGATTCGCCCCCGCATGTGAGCCAACTCGTGCCGGAAGGTCGCCCACATGTTATTCCTCCGTCTTGTGGCTGTTGCGCTCGTCCTCGTAGTAGGCCAGGAAGATCTCCTCCAGCGACGGGCGCTCGGTCTCAAAGTCTACCACCGGGAAGGCCGCCACCGCCTTGAGCAGGCCGTCCATCTC
This window of the Chloroflexota bacterium genome carries:
- a CDS encoding isoprenylcysteine carboxylmethyltransferase family protein; this translates as MSERSQRNGKFWASLAKAFVAVALFAVVLFLSAGTLRWPMGWAYIGTAAANTLIVVPRMDPALLRQRTTVEQAGAKRWDIPLALIVGRLGPMAMFLVAGLDRRFGWSAPMSPALIVAGFVLLGIGYALSDWAVIANRFFAPVVRVNAANGHTVVTGGPYRLVRHPGYMGAALTYWGTPLVLGSWWAFIPAALTNLIVVIRTALEDRTLQEELPGYAEYAARVRWRLVPGVW
- a CDS encoding ABC transporter permease subunit, encoding MLTLFKHTVARSKGAILGWGLSLGLLSMWLTSFYDTLAEQKEMLEKLFAAYPKEIWAFFGGSSDFFSPEAFINMELYSYMPLVLGIYAVLAGSALLAGDEEKGFLDLLMGHPIGRTGLFFGRVLGFVVVLLGIVTLMWLGTMIGAQWSTYMNIGWGEMWLPNLSLLAMLLLFGGLALFLSMVLPSQRLAASVAGGLLAASFLINGMAELSPDVAKVAKYLPMKYYQGGLAARGMNWEWFAWLMGVGVAFVLLAWWRFLRRDIRVGGEGGWKVQGLRLRRRRVIANVE
- a CDS encoding ABC transporter permease subunit — protein: MWATFRHELAHMRGRILGWGLGLGLLGAYFSSVFSSFEAQMAQLRQAMEYFPQELFTFFGLDIASLTPYRFLDVKFFSLMPAILGVFAVGAGTAMLARDEEKGLLDLILAHPVSRKALFFGKALAALVAMVLIVALMWAGLVVGMDRTSLQVTPTQMIGPMVSVLAAVVLWWSLGLLLSMLLPSRRMASSAVAFLIVASFFVKGMAELAPDLKGIAKLSPFTYYQGGQAAFSLNVGWIVGLVVPAAAFVLLAWWRFERRDIRVAGEGGWGMALPARMRPARRRPAEARHAV